A single region of the Glycine max cultivar Williams 82 chromosome 20, Glycine_max_v4.0, whole genome shotgun sequence genome encodes:
- the LOC100791113 gene encoding non-specific lipid transfer protein GPI-anchored 2: MPKLTPLNFTLPLPNSSSYNTKGLEYISNIKIHHNIKMASIVTMATIVTLVLALACCGMSAPTSVPKTTAAAPAPESNGCLMALANMSDCLTYVEDGSKLSKPDKGCCPELAGLVDSNPICLCEMLGKPDSIGIKIDLNKALKLPSVCGVTTPPVSTCSAVGVPVSLPPSMSEGPSIAPGAFSPSNADAANPASSPNSASSPAGGLGPSSEDAAASPSQNKNEVSAIHPSALTNFFFGLFTLFVSVFF; encoded by the exons ATGCCAAAATTAACACCCCTGAATTTCACACTCCCTCTCCCAAACTCATCATCCTATAATACAAAGGGTTTGGaatatatatcaaatatcaAAATACATCACAACATCAAAATGGCCTCAATTGTTACTATGGCCACCATTGTCACATTAGTCCTCGCACTAGCATGTTGTGGCATGTCTGCCCCGACCTCAGTGCCGAAAACCACTGCAGCGGCCCCGGCCCCGGAGAGCAATGGCTGCTTGATGGCACTAGCAAACATGTCAGATTGTCTGACCTATGTTGAGGATGGGAGTAAGTTGTCAAAGCCCGACAAAGGGTGCTGCCCTGAGTTGGCAGGGTTGGTTGATAGCAACCCCATTTGCTTGTGTGAGATGCTAGGCAAACCTGACTCTATTGGcatcaaaattgatttgaaCAAAGCCCTCAAGCTTCCTTCTGTTTGTGGAGTGACCACTCCCCCTGTTAGCACCTGTTCCG CTGTGGGAGTCCCCGTGTCCTTGCCTCCATCAATGAGTGAAGGtccaa GTATTGCACCGGGAGCCTTCAGTCCTTCAAATGCAGATGCTGCGAATCCTGCTTCAAGTCCTAACTCTGCTTCTAGTCCTGCAG GTGGGCTAGGCCCTTCGTCCGAGGATGCTGCTGCCAGCCCTtctcaaaacaaaaatgaagttTCAGCCATTCACCCTTCTGCTTTGACTAATTTCTTTTTTGGCCTTTTCACTTTATTTGTCTCTGTATTCTTCTGA